One part of the Syntrophaceae bacterium genome encodes these proteins:
- a CDS encoding NAD(P)/FAD-dependent oxidoreductase translates to MANSYDVIVVGAGIAGLGVGAILAKEAGQKVLLLDRFPKFGGRMMSYDGYPGKGWRVEIGLHMVELGEKSSCNALNNRVGKTVQWAPFSDTVDIWNGEKFVSVAELVPMTKEDKIAFRDLMQRIATLSDAEIEAWDNRSLEEWLMENVPQPPVRELFTDLGMIMTTIPHAIDMAAGEVLYIARDNLLKTRQALQASYPLDGMEGITRGLAETIRENGGEIRLNCDVQEVIIENKRAVGVRIPAKRHIYEEEYRIFETETIRAERVVCALPIYKLSNILDFNPASSPLPRWWVKRITDIQHEVTGLIGFMLGLSEPIVDPKRKCFMSALKTNHAGFPFQGFPASNFSADVAPPGKQVVHTDIVVEHAEASDKFLRERLLAAHWEDLKEMFPGIEDKLEWKFPYYVDGCDGLARQPGLVGNYKPGLIAPGIPNLYFAGDTYQGRGLAINSAALSGMKCADLILKELKK, encoded by the coding sequence ATGGCGAATTCTTATGACGTAATCGTGGTTGGCGCCGGCATCGCGGGCCTGGGCGTCGGGGCGATCCTGGCGAAAGAAGCGGGCCAGAAGGTTCTGCTCCTGGACCGGTTCCCCAAGTTCGGCGGCCGGATGATGAGCTATGACGGCTATCCCGGCAAGGGATGGCGGGTGGAGATCGGCCTCCACATGGTGGAACTGGGAGAGAAATCGAGCTGCAATGCTCTGAACAACCGGGTCGGGAAGACCGTGCAGTGGGCGCCATTCAGCGACACCGTGGACATCTGGAACGGGGAGAAATTCGTCAGCGTGGCGGAGCTGGTGCCCATGACGAAAGAGGACAAGATTGCCTTCCGGGATCTGATGCAGAGGATCGCCACTCTGTCGGACGCCGAGATCGAGGCCTGGGACAACCGTTCCCTGGAAGAGTGGCTCATGGAGAACGTGCCGCAGCCGCCGGTGCGGGAGCTGTTCACGGACCTTGGGATGATCATGACGACGATTCCCCACGCCATCGACATGGCTGCCGGCGAAGTCCTCTACATCGCCCGGGACAACCTGCTGAAGACCCGCCAGGCCCTCCAGGCGAGTTATCCCCTGGACGGCATGGAGGGAATCACCCGGGGCCTCGCGGAGACGATCCGGGAAAACGGCGGGGAGATCCGGCTGAACTGCGACGTCCAGGAAGTGATCATCGAGAACAAGCGGGCTGTGGGCGTCCGGATTCCGGCGAAGCGCCACATTTACGAAGAGGAGTACCGGATTTTCGAGACCGAGACGATCCGGGCCGAACGGGTTGTCTGCGCCCTGCCCATCTATAAGCTCTCGAACATCCTCGATTTCAACCCGGCAAGCTCGCCGCTGCCCCGCTGGTGGGTGAAGCGGATCACCGACATTCAGCACGAAGTGACGGGGCTGATCGGCTTCATGCTGGGGCTCTCGGAGCCCATCGTAGACCCGAAGCGGAAGTGCTTCATGTCGGCCCTCAAGACGAATCACGCGGGCTTTCCCTTCCAGGGCTTCCCGGCATCGAACTTCTCCGCCGACGTCGCTCCCCCGGGGAAACAGGTCGTCCATACCGACATCGTTGTCGAGCATGCCGAGGCCTCGGACAAGTTCCTGAGGGAGCGGCTCCTGGCGGCCCACTGGGAGGACCTGAAGGAGATGTTCCCCGGTATCGAGGACAAGCTGGAGTGGAAGTTCCCCTACTACGTCGACGGGTGCGATGGACTGGCCCGCCAGCCCGGCCTCGTGGGGAACTACAAGCCGGGCCTGATTGCCCCGGGCATCCCGAACCTCTACTTCGCTGGCGACACCTACCAGGGACGCGGCCTGGCCATCAACAGCGCCGCCCTGAGCGGCATGAAGTGTGCGGACCTGATCCTGAAAGAACTGAAGAAGTAA
- a CDS encoding AMP-binding protein, with protein sequence MADYPRKPKNVSEFGKFLYRSQDELRAVQNEKLGKQMALLEKYSPYYGKKFKEWGLSAGDVRNVDDLEKIPLLYKKDYMADPMSFRLAIPADAPVQPHERILWGVHYTTGTTSGVPTPFFSTTHDYFGNIMQLARMCEIGGITGDDIVANIFPLTPVPHIGFWKTVDYSIACGARVCNAVTGSAYPPFPIHRSLDYAVDMVVKNGATLLSGIVSFVRRTIMRAEELKKDFSSVKMCFVLGEACPEGMRTDMKNRLISMGAKDPFICSGLGFTEMQGTTLECTERGGMHMGAPDLFFFEIVDEKTGKRLPDGQQGLLVVTHVDRRGTSFLRYVVGDITTLSHETCPHCGRNDARVVMQPIRTMELVNIKGTLINPDILKTEITAVQGIEEYQIVFTKEDLKDPLSLDHLQIKVAPAAGIDREKLKAALIERARRAVEMTPEIVFCEKEEIFDPTKTLKSTRVVDLRPPVA encoded by the coding sequence ATGGCCGATTATCCAAGGAAACCGAAGAATGTCAGCGAGTTCGGAAAGTTTCTGTACAGGTCCCAGGACGAGCTCCGGGCCGTGCAGAACGAGAAACTGGGCAAGCAGATGGCGCTCCTGGAGAAGTACAGCCCCTACTACGGGAAGAAGTTCAAGGAATGGGGGCTCTCCGCCGGGGATGTGCGCAACGTGGACGACCTGGAGAAGATTCCTCTTCTCTACAAGAAGGACTACATGGCCGACCCCATGAGCTTCCGCCTGGCCATCCCGGCCGACGCGCCGGTGCAGCCGCACGAGCGGATTCTCTGGGGCGTCCATTACACGACGGGAACGACGTCGGGGGTGCCGACGCCGTTCTTTTCCACAACCCACGACTATTTCGGAAACATCATGCAACTGGCCCGGATGTGCGAGATCGGTGGAATCACCGGCGACGACATCGTCGCCAACATCTTTCCCCTGACCCCGGTTCCCCACATCGGATTCTGGAAAACCGTGGACTACTCCATCGCCTGTGGCGCCAGGGTCTGCAACGCCGTGACGGGCTCCGCCTATCCCCCGTTTCCGATCCACCGGTCCCTGGACTATGCCGTGGACATGGTCGTCAAAAACGGGGCGACCCTCCTCTCCGGGATCGTCTCCTTCGTCCGGCGGACCATCATGCGGGCGGAAGAGCTGAAGAAGGACTTCTCTTCCGTCAAGATGTGCTTCGTCCTCGGGGAGGCATGCCCGGAAGGGATGCGGACGGACATGAAGAACCGCCTCATCAGCATGGGGGCGAAGGATCCCTTCATCTGCAGCGGCCTCGGCTTTACGGAGATGCAGGGGACGACGCTGGAGTGCACCGAGCGGGGCGGCATGCACATGGGGGCGCCGGATCTCTTCTTCTTCGAAATCGTGGACGAGAAGACGGGAAAGCGACTCCCCGACGGGCAGCAGGGGCTGCTGGTCGTTACGCATGTGGACCGGCGGGGAACGAGCTTCCTCCGGTACGTGGTGGGAGACATCACGACGCTCTCCCACGAGACCTGCCCTCACTGCGGCAGGAATGACGCCCGGGTGGTCATGCAGCCCATCCGGACGATGGAACTGGTGAACATCAAGGGTACCCTCATCAACCCGGACATTTTGAAGACGGAGATCACCGCCGTTCAGGGGATCGAGGAGTACCAGATCGTTTTCACGAAAGAGGACCTGAAAGACCCCCTGTCGCTGGACCACTTGCAGATCAAGGTGGCCCCCGCGGCCGGGATCGACCGGGAGAAACTGAAGGCGGCCCTGATCGAGCGGGCGCGGAGGGCCGTGGAGATGACGCCGGAGATCGTTTTCTGCGAGAAGGAAGAGATCTTCGATCCCACGAAAACCCTGAAAAGCACGCGGGTCGTGGACCTGCGGCCGCCGGTGGCGTAA